The segment GTTTTTCTCTGTGTTCCCCTACAGTTCCCGCCAGCTGGGTGATAGTACCGTAACTCCCCAATTCAATATCTCGAACTTTCAGATCCTTCAAAAGCGTTTGAGGGTTCTGCCGATAGGGATGATTTTGATAGAACTCTTCTAAATTGCCCCAGTAGAGCATACTGCTATGAACCGTTAAAGTCAGAGCAGGGTGTAACTCTCCATTTAGTTCGATAGGTTCTGCCCAAAAATCCGGTTCTCGCCTGACTTCAACCTCCTTTTCGGACAAAACAACTGGATACAAGAATTTAGTTTTTCTCAATACCTGAAAAGCAAGCTGTGCCTGGAGAGAAGGTGTCAACTGTCGCTGGCGCACCAATTGGATTGAGTAGTAGCGATCGCGAAAGTCTGCCAATCCTTCTTGAACATCTGCCAGTATATCTTTCCACTCTGCTAGGGAGGGCATGGGGATATCGGGCATCCCCAGAGCATAGAAATATGGCTCATTCCAGATAACAACTATCCAGGGTAAGTTGCGACTGAGATGAAAGCTCAAGCGGTTTCCATCCTTACGCTCAATTTCAGGAGTTAGTCGAAAACAAGCTAAATTTGGTTTGGCGATGGTTAGCGGGAAAATCTCGCTCAAAAATGTGGGAGTTTGGGTAACTTGATTAGTCATGCAGTCACAGGGAATACAGAAAATTCACAAAGAGAATTGAACAGGCAGTATTGGCAGTTAAAGCCAGGATTTGGTGGAAAAATTTGGCTGAACTCAGTTGGGTTTTGCCGATAACGCCTCAAATCTTTCTGATGCTGCTGGGCTATTATTGCCAGTTCTATCTGAATGGCATTTAGTTGAGCAGCAGTGGCAGAGATTGGCTCAGACCACTTACCGGATTCCAAGTTATAGAATGACGCAACAGCTGGTTGCTGTGGGTAGAGATATTTAGCTGCTAGCAGGTAAACAAATCCCTGTCGCCGATCAAAATCAGTTTTCCCTGTCTTGAAATCTAAAATATGCAGTGTGCCGTCTGGCTCTCTAAAAATGCAGTCAATCGCTGCATATAGATTCAACAAATAATTACCATATCGGATAAGAATCGGTTCTGGAAACCCCTCATCTCCTCTACTCAGCAGGATGATGTTCTTCCCCAATAAAATGGGCCTTTCGTGGTAGTTTTTGAGTATTTTAATAACTCGCTCCTGAACTTCAGCTGACTCCTGGCCTAGTTTCAGAATCTCTGCTACTCGTTCCACACCGTCCAATCGGTGCAACAGCTGGGTATCTTTATGAAATTCGCAGACGCCTCTTTGGGCTAAATGACCAATCCGTTGCCATGTGGTGTCTTGCTCCAAGAGAGCTTTAACAGATGGTTCTTTCTGACGAGCCTTTTGAAAACCCCGCTTCATATCACAATGCCAGCGCTCTTGCCCTACAGCTGGAGCGAAAAGAAGCCACAAATTATAACTGGCAAACGGTCGCCAAGGTGTTCTCATGGGTTTAAACTCCAGAAATGGATAGTTGCAAATCGGTTTTTGGCTGCTTCCAACCATGTACAGCCGCTAGTCTTTTTAAGACTGGCTTAATAACTGACGGGGAAGCAGAAGACATTAGGATGCTGGGGTAAACAGCACTGCCCCAGTTGGGGTGATTTAATATAGAGCAGTTGCCTGTGGTGACTGGTAAGCCTAGTAAGGCTTTGACCACAGCTGCATCATCGTGGGGAATTTCTCCTGGACGTGAAAGCCAAGGATAACCATTGCGAGGATCAATTAGGTCAGCCAAGAATCCTTGGTCACGAAGATGGGATACCACAGCGCAGCCGAAGCGCATAAACTTCTCTCGCAATCTGTCTTTCTCCCTCTCAACATAAACAGCAGTCTCCGCCAATGGGAATCGGGATTGCTGCAATACAACAACAACCCAAGCAACAGGTAAAGTCCAATCTGGTACGATCTGCTCTAGGTTGTTCAAGATAAACAAACTGGGCATATGAATCGTCATCTGAACTGCCTGTCCGCTTTCTGTAACCCGCTCCATTGGCGAATTTGGTTGGCAGATATAAAGTTTTGAAGATCTCATAAGATTTCTTTGTTATATGGCTAACTCTGTTCTGTACATAATATCCACATAATCGATGTAAAATGAGGTATTCATGTTGCTTCTTTGGTCAACTGAATTGGTATTTATTTGCTTAGTCTTAGAATGATTTATATGTAATTAAAACTAAAATATATGCAGCAGTCTTTTGGTCAGCTTATCCGTCAAGCCCGTAAAAATAAGGGATACAGTCAGCGCGATCTAGCGAAGCTAATACCTGTAGATTTCACGTACTTGTCTAAACTAGAAAACAACCGCGCTGCTCGTCCTAGCGAGGAATTTATTCGGTCGTTAGCACCGCACCTAGATCTGGACGAAGAGGAGTTGATTTTCCTCGCGGGTCGTATCCCCGAACGTGACGAGGATTTTCTCAAGAAAAATTATCAAGCGATGCCTGCTTTGTTCCGTCGAATGCAGGAAAATCCTGATTTTGCTCAAAAAGTCTTTCAGGAAGCTACACAACCAGAAGATGAGGAGGAGCAAAATTGAGTGTAATCAAGCCGCATAGATTTTATTCCAAAGAAGAAATTGAGAATCGGGCTAATGACCTTCTCATGCGTATGCAGGAAACGCCTAATTTCCCTCCCAAATGGCCTTTAGATGCTAGTCGTGTGGCTGACTTTCTGGATCTAGCTATTGTTTGGGACATCATACCGACTGACGAAGAAGCGCCGATAGCGGCTAGGATTTTCCCCCTAGAACATCTAATCGAGATAAATGAAGATATTCTGAAACTGTCTGAAGGTTATGCAGCATCGACAATCGCCCATGAAATTGGACATTGGGTACTTCACATTAACCAAGATGAAGCTGATAGTTTTGTAGAACAGATGGCTCTGGGTCTAGTACGCGGTACTGAGGCAACTGTACAGCCATTCTTGTGCCGCAGTGCTAGCGATCGCATTTATAAGAGTAATGCTAACAATCAGATTGATTGGAGAGAATGGCAAGCTCAATATTTCGCCAGTTGCTTACTGATGCCTCGGTATATTTTGGAAAATAAAAGAAAGGGACGCGATCTAACAAACTGGCGTCACCTCTACGCAATGGCAGAGGATCTGGGTGTAACAATATCTAATCTCAAAAATCGTCTACAAGACCTGGGTTGGATTCACATACCTAAAGATTCTCGCCAAATTTATTTGGGTAGTGCTGCACCCAGTCGGAACAAATAGGCGTTTGGGTAGAGCGCGATCGCGCTCTTTACCCAAACCTATTTAAAGAGAACCCATATTGATAATTAATCCAGCTTCAGGGAATTAACTGGCACTTCATCCCAAGAATCTACAGTCCGCAGTCTGGCAATCCAACCCGACTCCTTTTGGAAATCGGTTAAGTTCTTTTCGTATGACTCGTGGCAATCTTTTGCCTGCTGTTCATCACAACAGGCAATACAAGCATGAATCATACCAGACGGATCGATCTGTTCGTTTACCCAAATAGTCATGGATCATTCCCCCTGAACTTTAAATGCTTGAACTTATTCAGTAATTTTTACTTATTATCAACTAACAACTTACTATAAGCCGATTGGCAGGTGGAGCGGACTAAATATAAAACCCTCACCTCTAGAGTGCGCTCAAGCTTATAAGAAGGCTCTTCGGTTGATTATGTAAGTATCTACTTATATTAAGTCTCCTTGACAACTATTCTTCTATACAGATTTTCGGGTAGA is part of the Microcoleus sp. FACHB-831 genome and harbors:
- a CDS encoding PD-(D/E)XK nuclease family protein, coding for MRTPWRPFASYNLWLLFAPAVGQERWHCDMKRGFQKARQKEPSVKALLEQDTTWQRIGHLAQRGVCEFHKDTQLLHRLDGVERVAEILKLGQESAEVQERVIKILKNYHERPILLGKNIILLSRGDEGFPEPILIRYGNYLLNLYAAIDCIFREPDGTLHILDFKTGKTDFDRRQGFVYLLAAKYLYPQQPAVASFYNLESGKWSEPISATAAQLNAIQIELAIIAQQHQKDLRRYRQNPTEFSQIFPPNPGFNCQYCLFNSLCEFSVFPVTA
- a CDS encoding methylmalonic aciduria and homocystinuria type D protein; amino-acid sequence: MRSSKLYICQPNSPMERVTESGQAVQMTIHMPSLFILNNLEQIVPDWTLPVAWVVVVLQQSRFPLAETAVYVEREKDRLREKFMRFGCAVVSHLRDQGFLADLIDPRNGYPWLSRPGEIPHDDAAVVKALLGLPVTTGNCSILNHPNWGSAVYPSILMSSASPSVIKPVLKRLAAVHGWKQPKTDLQLSISGV
- a CDS encoding helix-turn-helix domain-containing protein; amino-acid sequence: MQQSFGQLIRQARKNKGYSQRDLAKLIPVDFTYLSKLENNRAARPSEEFIRSLAPHLDLDEEELIFLAGRIPERDEDFLKKNYQAMPALFRRMQENPDFAQKVFQEATQPEDEEEQN
- a CDS encoding ImmA/IrrE family metallo-endopeptidase — its product is MSVIKPHRFYSKEEIENRANDLLMRMQETPNFPPKWPLDASRVADFLDLAIVWDIIPTDEEAPIAARIFPLEHLIEINEDILKLSEGYAASTIAHEIGHWVLHINQDEADSFVEQMALGLVRGTEATVQPFLCRSASDRIYKSNANNQIDWREWQAQYFASCLLMPRYILENKRKGRDLTNWRHLYAMAEDLGVTISNLKNRLQDLGWIHIPKDSRQIYLGSAAPSRNK
- a CDS encoding glycogen debranching protein — its product is MTIWVNEQIDPSGMIHACIACCDEQQAKDCHESYEKNLTDFQKESGWIARLRTVDSWDEVPVNSLKLD